The genome window TCCTGCGCTTGCTCGAACAGGGCTACATTCCCGTAGTCTGTGGCTTTCAGGGAACCACTGAGCCGGAAGATACCCATGAACATGGAGCTATCACCACCCTCGGTCGCGGAGGCAGCGATACCACCGCGTCAGCGCTCGGTGCTGCCTTAGGCGCTGAAGCCGTTGAGATCTATACCGACGTAGATGGCGTGAAAACAGCCGACCCAGATATCGTCCCAACCGCGCGTACCCTCGACGTCTGCTCCTACGAGGAGGTCGCCGAGATCGCTCATCAAGGAGCCAAGGTGGTCCATCCCCGTGCAGCGGAGATCGCTATGGACTACAATATCCCCCTATGGGTGAAATCAACCTTTTCCGACGCGCCCGGAACACGCATTGTAGGACGTCAAGCCTCTGAAGCGACCTACCCGCGCATTACCGGCATTACCCATACCGGAAAAATTGTCTATATTCGCCTCGAGATCGGAGAGACCGAATACAAACCGCTTATTGAGCGCGAAGTCTATCGCATGATGGCACGCGCGGGCGTCTCCATCTACCTCGTCACCTTCAGTAATCGCTCGCTCTCCTTTGCCGTCGAGCGTAAGGTCTATCCCATCGCCCGCGATCTGCTCGATGGCATGGTGGTGCCCATCACATTCGAACAACCGGATGAAACAGGACGCCTTGCAGCCTTCTATATTTTTAAATTCTCCGAAGGGCTCGATCTTGCCTACAGCGTGCAACGCCCCCTGCTCCGTCCCCTCGAGCAGCATGTGCACGTGATAGACGTCAATGCCAGTGTCATCGAAAGTTGTACCATGGTGTCGGTCATTACGAGCGGGCATCGCACCATGCCAGGCGTGATGGCTCGGATATATGCGCTGTTAACAAATGCTGGAATCGCCGTCTATCAAACAGCCGATTCCGACATGTCCGTCTCCTGCCTTATCCCTGAAAGCGAAGTTGAAAGAGCCGTTCGACTCCTTCACGCAGAGCTGTGTGAGCAGACGCCCAAACCCATAGAGGCACTTTCATGAAATCTGAAAATGAAGATGACTCTTTGGAAGATATCGAATCAGCGCAATCGCAGCCTCCACCAGAGGTTCCCCCAGCTCCGCAATTGCCGGAGGTACCTCAACTGCAAAAAGCAGAGAAACCGTCTTGGCAGCTTAGCAGACCATCGCGTAAGAGCGGTGGCCGTCTTTTCGGTTTTAGCACCGATAGCCCTGATAGCGCTACACGTACCTATTCAAAAGTCGTTATGGCCGCCACAGTAGCAACGAGCCTTATCGGCCCGATGATCGTGTTTGCGCTCGTGGGCTTTTGGCTCGATGGCAAACTCCATCACCAGGTGGCCTATCTCGCTGGCATCGGGTGCATCGTCGGCTTTTTCGCCGGGCTTGTGTCGGTTATGGATATCCTACGGAGGCTTAAAAAATAGTTCACTTTGGCCTACCGTAGACAGAAATCTGAGCCTGATGTGCTATAATATTAGCCGCATTGCAAGTAGGCTAAGTGAAACCGTCGTATCGAAACGGAGGTCTCCATAACGGAGTCGCGACGATGGCAGATAACAGACTGATCTTTCAAACCATCAAACACAGCGGTCTTTGTGCAGTGTTCGTAGCTCTAGGGCTCATTGCCCTCCACAGCTACGCGGCTGCAGCAGGCTTTCTGATGGGCATAGGGCTGGCGCTCTTTGGCCTTTACGGCCTCGAACGCGCGTCCCTGCGCTGCTTTCATGCGACTTCGCCATCTCGCGTTGGTCGCACTATGGGGATAGCTCTTCTTTTTCGCCTACCTGTCTATGTAGGCGGAATACTGCTTCTTATGCACTTCTTCGGCGGTTCCTTCCTCCTTGCCTTAGGCAGCGTCGGGGGCATTCTTTGTGTCCTTCTTTCGCTCATCCATACGGTTCTGAAAACCGTGTCACGAAGCGTCCAACAAATTTAACAGCTAGTTCACTAGAGGAAGAAAGGTTTTCATGCCGAGCAGTCTTCAACACACACAACAGATCGGTAGCGTACATCGGGGTCACCTGCCCATCCAGATCGTACAGGCAGGCGGTGCTCCCAGCCCTTCCACAGATACTCCCATCTCTCAACATACCGAACAAGCCTCAGAAAAAGCGCAGATTGGAGATATACCTGATCCTACCCTGCTGCTCGAAAACGCTGTGCTGGCTGCCCTCCTTCTCCTCCTTTTTGCGCTCCTTTCCCGGCGAAACCTTCAAAAAATACCGCGTGGCCTCCAAAATATCGGCGAGTTCATCGTTGAAACGATAGATCGTTTTGTGGTAGAGCTTATGGGGCCCCATGGCAGAAAGTATGTCCCTTTCGCCGGAACGCTCTTCCTGTTCATCTTTGTTATGAACGTTCTCGGCGATATCCCCGGCTTTCATGCCCCCACCAGCAACCTTACCTATACCTTTGCTCTCGGTCTCACCGTCTTCTGCTACGTTCAGTGGGAGGGA of Chthonomonas calidirosea T49 contains these proteins:
- a CDS encoding aspartate kinase, with product MKILVQKFGGTSVDTKEHREMAVRKVIKAREAGYYPVVVVSAIGRAGAPYATDTLVQFLKSIDPQVPPAPRELDMIMACGEIISTVVFAHTLQTFGYKSIALSGGQAGIITDPQFGDARIREIRPQYILRLLEQGYIPVVCGFQGTTEPEDTHEHGAITTLGRGGSDTTASALGAALGAEAVEIYTDVDGVKTADPDIVPTARTLDVCSYEEVAEIAHQGAKVVHPRAAEIAMDYNIPLWVKSTFSDAPGTRIVGRQASEATYPRITGITHTGKIVYIRLEIGETEYKPLIEREVYRMMARAGVSIYLVTFSNRSLSFAVERKVYPIARDLLDGMVVPITFEQPDETGRLAAFYIFKFSEGLDLAYSVQRPLLRPLEQHVHVIDVNASVIESCTMVSVITSGHRTMPGVMARIYALLTNAGIAVYQTADSDMSVSCLIPESEVERAVRLLHAELCEQTPKPIEALS
- a CDS encoding AtpZ/AtpI family protein, yielding MKSENEDDSLEDIESAQSQPPPEVPPAPQLPEVPQLQKAEKPSWQLSRPSRKSGGRLFGFSTDSPDSATRTYSKVVMAATVATSLIGPMIVFALVGFWLDGKLHHQVAYLAGIGCIVGFFAGLVSVMDILRRLKK
- the atpB gene encoding F0F1 ATP synthase subunit A; the encoded protein is MPSSLQHTQQIGSVHRGHLPIQIVQAGGAPSPSTDTPISQHTEQASEKAQIGDIPDPTLLLENAVLAALLLLLFALLSRRNLQKIPRGLQNIGEFIVETIDRFVVELMGPHGRKYVPFAGTLFLFIFVMNVLGDIPGFHAPTSNLTYTFALGLTVFCYVQWEGIRARGLFGYIKHFSGPPLPFLMAIFLKPLLFIIEVISELFKPITLSVRLFGNIFGEDVIILVFASLFTMIGFKWLGWFPLQFPVLLLAYLTDFVQALVFMVLACIYLALMTHEEGMEEAESEQALAHAH